The DNA sequence CTGCTGCGCCAGTGGGGGCTGCTCACCGAGTCCGCCTTCTGGCAGGACCTGCGCGACGAGGACCGGGCGTTCCTCACCCGGGCCACCGCCGACGGCGAGAACTGGATGCTCACGCCGTGGACGGAGATCACGCTGGTGCACGCGGTGGAGAAGCCCGTCGAGCCACCGCGCCTGGCCGAACTCGCCGCGTCCCGGGTGGCCGAGCGGACCGCGGCCGACATCACCCTCCAGGTCACCAGCCACGCCGAGAGCACCGGCCACGTCGAGGTGGACGCCCGCTGGAGCGAGTGGCTCGACGACGTCACCCAGGCCGGGCCCACCCGCGTCGCCGGACACAAGCAGCTGGAGGACATCACCCTCGGCTACACCGACGACGAGGAACGGGTCACCCGCACCCACGAGTTCGGCGACACCCGGCACCGCAACGTCCTGTACACGCCGACCGCCGTCACCCGCTTCCGCGAGTACTTCCACCCCAGCCTCACCGACGACCGCGCCAAGGTCACCCGCCTCGGCCCGACCGCGGCCCCCCTGCCGGTGCCCAGCTCCCGCAGGCCCGAACCACCCGCCGTCGCCTACGTCGTGCCGACCCTGCGCCACGACCGCAGCGTCGACCAGCAGCGGGCGGCCGTCACCCAGCGCCGCCGCCCCGCGGGCCTGCGCGTCCATCTGAACCGCCCCTGGTACTCCTCGGGCGACGACGAGATGCTCGCCGTGGTGCTCGACACGGGCACTGGCCTGCCCGACACCCTCGCCACCCGCTGGGGCGTCGACCCGGTCTGGTCCGACACCACGGTCCTGCCGCGCCCGCAGGCCACGCACTTCCCGAACGCCGAGAAGCGCCCGACCGGTCTGCGCCTGCCCGGCTCACCCGACACGGCCCCGGTCCTGGTCGACGCCGCGGCCTTCACCCCGTCGTACGACAAGGGACGCAAGCTCTGGTACGTCGACATCGACGTGGACTTCGGCAGCGGCGGTGCCACCGCCTACTTCCCGTATCTGCGCCTCGCGCTCGCCCGCTACCAGCCGTACGCGATCGACCCGCTGCACCTGTCGAAGGTGGAGCGGGCGGAGTTCGCGCAGCTCCTGCCGCCGCGCACGCTCACCGGGCGGCGCGAGGGCACCCAGCTCACGGTCGCCCTCACCGGCCCGGCCACGTACAACGAACTGGGCGAGATCAGCGGCACGGGCACCGCCGCCGCGGCCGCGTGCCGCCGGGTCACCCTCACCCTCCAGACCCGGGCGAGCCTGGGCGACGACGACATGGACTGGAAGCAACTGGGCACCCCGGCGGACCTGGCCTGCCGCGCCGACGGCACGGGCTTCGCCTGGTCCGGCGGCATCACGGCCCCCACCGGTCAACCCCTCACCCTCTACCGGCTGCTCGTCCAGGAGCACGAGCTCTACCGCACCGACAAGGACACGGCGACCGACACGGTCACCGTCAACGGCACCCCCCTACCGGCCGCCAGGCGCCTGGTGCACGCCGACTACTTCGACCTGACCGTCGGCCTCCTGGGCCGGATCGACTTCAAGCTGTAGGAAACCGGCCCGGCCGAGCAGGCCGGGCCCCACCGCAGCGCGTCGGGAAACCACCACCTCTGCTGCTACTCTCTGTCATCGCATGGTCATCGTGAGCAACTTGCAGAGGTGTGCGTGAAGGTCACCTGCGTCGGAGGCGGGCCCGCCGGTCTCTATCTCTCCATCCTGCTGAAACGGCAGGACCCGTCCACCGAGATCACCGTCCACGAGCGCAACGCGGAGGGCTCCACCTACGGCTGGGGCGTCACGTACTGGCGCGGGCTCCTCGACAAACTCCACGCGCACGACCCCGAGTCCGCGCGCGCCGTCGAGGAGGCCTCCGTCCGCTGGTGCGACGGCGTCGCACACGTGGGGGACCGGAGCACACGCCACCGCGGCGACGAGGGCTTCGGCATCGGCCGCCACCGGCTCCTCGAACTCCTCGCCGCACGGGCCCGGTCCCTCGGCGTCCGCCTGGAGTTCGGCCACGAGATGACGGCCGACGAACTGCCCGCCGACGCCGACCTGGTCGTCGCCGGTGACGGCCTGCACAGCACGCTGCGCGGCCGGAGCGCGGACCACCACGGCACGCGCGTCACCGCCGGGCGCAACCCGTACATCTGGCTCGGCACCCCCAAGGTCTTCGACGCCTTCACCTTCGCCTTCGTGGAGACCGAGCACGGCTGGATCTGGTGCTACGCGTACGGCTACGGCGCCGAGGGCAGCACCTGCGTCGTCGAGTGCGCCCCGGAGACCTGGACCGGGCTCGGCCTCGACCGCGCGGACGAGGCCGAAGGCCTGACCCTCCTCGGCAAGCTCTTCGAGCGCCTCCTGGACGGGCACCCGCTGATCGGCCGCTCCACCAGCGACGGCCGGACCCAGTGGCTGACCTTCCAGACCCTCACCAACCAGCGCTGGTACCGCGACAACGTCGTACTCCTCGGCGACGCCGCGCACACCACGCACTACTCCATCGGCGCGGGCACCACCCTCGCCCTGGAGGACGCCATCGCCCTCGCCGCGGCCCTGCGCGCTCACCCCACGCTCCCGGGAGCGCTCGCCGCCTACCAGCGGGAGCGCGAGGCCGCCCTCCTGCCCGTCCAGAGCGCGGCCCGCCACAGCGCCCAGTGGTACGAGAACCTGCCGCGGTACATCAACCTGCCCCCGCACCGCATGTTCGCCCTGCTCGGCCAGCGCCACTCGCCACTGCTGCCGTACGTCCCGCCGCAGCTCTACTACGGCCTCGACAAGGCCGTCGGACAGGTCGACGCGCTGCGCCGGTTCAAGCGCTGGCTGGGCCCGAAGCTCGCCAGGACCGCGCACACGCGCGCCCCGGCCGGTCGCGACTAGCGCCGAGCGGCCGGGTCACGTGCCGTCCCCGTGGCCCGGGCCGGGGCCCGGACCACTCGGTGCCTCGATCAGGACTGCGGCGGGTTCTGCTGCCCCTGGTCGCCGCCCAGCTGCCCCTTGAGCTTCTCCTGGGCGGTGTCGACCTGGCTGCTGTACTTGCCCTGCGTCTTGTCGTCGACGAAGTCTCCCGCCTTGTCGATGCCCTGGCCCGCCTTGTCCTCGTGGCCCTTCAGCATCTGCTTGAGCTTGTCCATCACAGACATGGGA is a window from the Streptomyces spectabilis genome containing:
- a CDS encoding FAD-dependent monooxygenase, which produces MKVTCVGGGPAGLYLSILLKRQDPSTEITVHERNAEGSTYGWGVTYWRGLLDKLHAHDPESARAVEEASVRWCDGVAHVGDRSTRHRGDEGFGIGRHRLLELLAARARSLGVRLEFGHEMTADELPADADLVVAGDGLHSTLRGRSADHHGTRVTAGRNPYIWLGTPKVFDAFTFAFVETEHGWIWCYAYGYGAEGSTCVVECAPETWTGLGLDRADEAEGLTLLGKLFERLLDGHPLIGRSTSDGRTQWLTFQTLTNQRWYRDNVVLLGDAAHTTHYSIGAGTTLALEDAIALAAALRAHPTLPGALAAYQREREAALLPVQSAARHSAQWYENLPRYINLPPHRMFALLGQRHSPLLPYVPPQLYYGLDKAVGQVDALRRFKRWLGPKLARTAHTRAPAGRD
- a CDS encoding antitoxin; translated protein: MSVMDKLKQMLKGHEDKAGQGIDKAGDFVDDKTQGKYSSQVDTAQEKLKGQLGGDQGQQNPPQS